The Aurantiacibacter arachoides genome window below encodes:
- the clpS gene encoding ATP-dependent Clp protease adapter ClpS — protein MIRYSPFPMLAIRQSSSASHRASTLAAGDDDGDDGHGGSGHGEGDNQIGVATKTRAKSKKPSQYKVLMLNDDYTPMEFVVLVLKRFFRMDLEQATRVMLHVHQRGVGICGVFPYEVAETKVNQVMDFARENQHPLQCTLEKA, from the coding sequence ATGATACGATATTCGCCTTTCCCCATGCTCGCCATTCGCCAATCCTCCTCTGCCTCCCATCGGGCCTCCACCCTCGCTGCCGGCGATGACGATGGAGACGACGGGCATGGGGGTTCGGGCCACGGCGAGGGCGACAACCAGATCGGCGTCGCCACCAAGACCCGCGCCAAGTCCAAGAAGCCCAGCCAGTACAAGGTGCTGATGCTGAACGACGATTACACGCCGATGGAATTCGTCGTGCTCGTGCTCAAGCGCTTCTTCCGCATGGATCTGGAACAGGCGACGCGGGTCATGCTGCACGTCCACCAGCGCGGCGTCGGCATCTGCGGTGTGTTCCCCTACGAAGTTGCCGAAACCAAGGTGAACCAGGTGATGGATTTCGCGCGCGAGAATCAGCACCCGCTCCAGTGCACGCTGGAAAAGGCCTGA
- a CDS encoding response regulator: MSIGAEVAAHLPFLRRYARALTGSQSTGDAFVQATLEAALADEELAESLRGGRVPLYRAFNKVWSSAYMEVDEERDHGSIHEIAAQDQLKRITPINRQALLLTTVEDFSPAEAADIMGVGEGDVESLVREAVGEIERETTTSVLIIEDEPLISMQLEDLVRSLGHEICGTAATRTQAQEVVAGKTPGLVLADIQLADGSSGLDAVDDILAIDSVPVIFITAYPERLLTGDRPEPTYLITKPFQEDTVRAAISQALFFGSSRPLD, from the coding sequence ATGTCCATCGGCGCCGAAGTCGCAGCTCATCTTCCGTTTCTCCGCCGCTACGCCCGCGCGCTGACCGGTTCGCAATCCACCGGCGATGCCTTCGTGCAGGCCACGCTCGAAGCCGCGCTGGCGGATGAGGAGCTTGCCGAATCGCTGCGCGGTGGCCGGGTGCCGCTCTATCGTGCGTTCAACAAGGTGTGGTCGAGTGCCTACATGGAAGTCGACGAAGAACGGGATCACGGCTCGATCCATGAAATCGCCGCGCAGGACCAGCTGAAGCGCATCACGCCCATCAACCGTCAGGCCTTGCTGTTGACCACGGTGGAGGATTTCTCTCCCGCCGAGGCGGCCGATATCATGGGCGTGGGCGAAGGCGACGTGGAATCGCTGGTGCGCGAGGCCGTGGGCGAGATCGAGCGCGAGACCACCACCAGCGTGCTCATTATCGAGGACGAGCCGCTCATCTCCATGCAGCTCGAAGACCTGGTGCGCTCACTCGGGCACGAAATCTGCGGCACGGCGGCTACCCGCACCCAGGCGCAGGAAGTGGTTGCCGGCAAGACGCCGGGCCTCGTGCTCGCCGATATCCAGCTGGCCGACGGGTCCTCGGGCCTCGACGCGGTTGACGATATCCTGGCCATCGATTCGGTGCCGGTGATCTTCATCACCGCCTATCCCGAACGGCTGCTGACGGGCGATCGCCCGGAGCCGACCTATCTCATCACCAAGCCCTTCCAGGAAGACACGGTGCGTGCGGCTATCAGCCAGGCACTGTTCTTCGGTTCAAGCCGCCCGCTCGACTGA
- the lptG gene encoding LPS export ABC transporter permease LptG produces MLDFFPSRVLTVYLAKMFFMRIVAVLAMLVLVLMMLDLLGKTGDILAAPGNGQGELLTYASLRVPQLVSRFLPYSVLLATIITLAGLNQNSEVIAMKAAGLSAHQILAPLLLMGVIVAGVSFAFNERVVTRANATLKAWEAVEYAAIPDDPATRANVYFNDGNDILMAATAAGRGARTVLTDVTFYERDANGMIVRQVEGARATYAGADAGWRLEDTTSFDVATAQTTTAPALTVAPGVELGQVELRRVDPDAETLPQLSRSIQALRSADRRTTELEAKWWHKFSGPLSAVLMPLLGAVAGFGLARSGNLFIRAVIGMALGFAYFVVDNAALAMGSFGGYSPLIAAWAPFFLFLFVGETVLVRTEE; encoded by the coding sequence ATGCTTGATTTCTTCCCCTCGCGAGTGCTGACGGTCTACCTCGCCAAGATGTTCTTCATGCGCATCGTGGCCGTGCTGGCGATGCTGGTTCTGGTGCTGATGATGCTCGACCTGCTCGGCAAGACGGGGGATATTTTGGCGGCGCCGGGCAATGGCCAGGGCGAACTGCTGACCTATGCCAGTTTGCGCGTGCCGCAACTGGTGTCGCGATTCCTGCCCTATTCGGTGTTGCTGGCGACGATCATCACCCTTGCCGGGCTGAACCAGAATTCCGAGGTGATCGCGATGAAGGCGGCGGGCCTGTCCGCGCACCAGATCCTGGCCCCCTTGCTGCTGATGGGCGTCATCGTCGCAGGGGTCTCCTTTGCTTTCAACGAACGCGTGGTAACGCGCGCCAATGCGACGCTGAAGGCGTGGGAAGCGGTCGAATACGCCGCCATTCCGGATGATCCGGCGACCCGCGCGAACGTGTATTTCAACGACGGCAACGACATCCTGATGGCTGCGACCGCGGCGGGCCGAGGCGCGCGCACGGTGTTGACCGACGTGACCTTCTACGAACGCGACGCGAACGGCATGATCGTGCGCCAGGTGGAAGGCGCGCGGGCAACCTATGCCGGGGCCGACGCCGGGTGGCGGCTGGAGGACACGACCAGCTTCGATGTCGCCACCGCGCAGACCACGACGGCGCCGGCGCTGACCGTGGCCCCCGGTGTGGAGCTGGGACAGGTCGAACTGCGGCGGGTCGATCCCGATGCCGAGACGCTGCCGCAGCTCTCCCGCTCGATCCAGGCCCTGCGTTCAGCCGACCGGCGCACGACCGAGCTCGAAGCCAAGTGGTGGCACAAGTTTTCCGGGCCGCTGTCGGCGGTGCTGATGCCGCTGCTGGGCGCAGTGGCAGGTTTCGGTCTGGCGCGGTCGGGCAACCTGTTCATCCGCGCGGTGATCGGGATGGCGCTGGGTTTCGCCTACTTCGTGGTCGACAACGCCGCGCTCGCGATGGGCAGTTTCGGCGGGTATTCCCCACTGATTGCCGCCTGGGCGCCGTTCTTCCTGTTCCTGTTCGTGGGGGAGACCGTGCTCGTCCGCACGGAGGAATGA
- a CDS encoding LptF/LptG family permease yields MSRFITSADRYIFRLTVVPMLGIFVLAASLLMLEKMLRLFEFVSTEGGPIGVVFSMLLNVVPEYAGLAIPLGLMLGVLFAFRKLATSSELDVMRAVGWSYTRLLRVPYLITFALVALNFAIVGYIQPNARFAYEEMEFELQSGALGASIKVGEFNTIDRRLALRIEGSRDEGRQLDGIFARLEDSRGQVLSITAREGQFLANRENRNTLVLRLMDGTIVHDVVNGTPRVLSFSQHDLPIDLPALEEFRQRGEDEREYILPQLLEIGWSPDSSGIERAASQAAFNYRMVEVVMMLMLPLLAVALAIPPKRSTSSLGVFLSIVIVVAYHKINQYGSDVAALGQVDPFLALWGPFAVMVAIIGWMYYQVAFVPGGQAIGFLESFWKKIRRRLRKLLGRDKLKGFVAEDEFDDQDDHDTHGAATRQREAMSDA; encoded by the coding sequence GTGTCCCGCTTCATCACCTCTGCTGATCGCTACATCTTCCGCCTCACGGTGGTGCCCATGCTGGGCATCTTCGTGCTCGCGGCAAGCCTGCTGATGCTGGAAAAGATGCTGCGCCTGTTCGAATTCGTCAGCACGGAAGGCGGCCCCATCGGTGTCGTGTTCTCGATGTTGCTGAACGTCGTGCCGGAATACGCCGGGCTGGCGATCCCGCTGGGCCTGATGCTCGGCGTGCTGTTCGCCTTTCGCAAGCTCGCGACGTCGAGCGAGCTTGACGTGATGCGCGCGGTCGGCTGGTCCTACACCCGGCTGCTACGCGTGCCCTATCTCATCACCTTTGCCCTGGTGGCGCTCAATTTCGCCATCGTCGGCTACATCCAGCCCAACGCCCGCTTCGCTTACGAGGAAATGGAGTTCGAGCTGCAATCGGGCGCGCTCGGCGCTTCGATCAAGGTCGGCGAATTCAACACCATCGACCGGCGACTGGCGCTGCGTATCGAGGGCAGCCGCGATGAAGGGCGCCAGCTCGACGGCATCTTCGCGCGGCTGGAGGATTCCCGCGGCCAGGTCCTGTCGATCACCGCGCGCGAGGGGCAGTTTCTCGCCAATCGGGAGAACCGCAACACCCTGGTGCTGCGGCTGATGGACGGCACCATCGTCCACGACGTGGTGAACGGCACGCCCCGCGTTCTCAGCTTCAGCCAGCATGATCTGCCCATCGACCTGCCGGCGCTGGAGGAATTTCGCCAGCGGGGCGAGGACGAGCGCGAATATATCCTGCCGCAACTCCTCGAAATCGGCTGGAGCCCCGATAGCAGCGGCATCGAACGCGCGGCGAGCCAGGCCGCCTTCAACTATCGCATGGTCGAGGTGGTGATGATGCTGATGCTGCCGCTGCTGGCCGTGGCGCTGGCGATCCCGCCCAAGCGGTCGACGAGCTCGCTGGGCGTGTTCCTGTCGATCGTGATCGTCGTCGCCTATCACAAGATCAACCAGTACGGATCGGACGTGGCCGCGCTCGGCCAGGTCGACCCGTTCCTCGCGCTGTGGGGACCGTTCGCGGTGATGGTCGCGATCATCGGGTGGATGTATTACCAGGTCGCCTTCGTGCCGGGCGGGCAGGCGATCGGGTTCCTCGAAAGTTTCTGGAAGAAGATCCGCCGCCGCCTGCGCAAGCTGCTCGGCCGGGACAAGCTGAAGGGCTTCGTCGCGGAGGACGAATTCGACGATCAGGACGACCACGACACCCACGGCGCCGCGACCCGGCAGCGGGAGGCGATGAGCGATGCTTGA
- a CDS encoding N-acetyltransferase — MAAEIDIAPVSGKGDLNAFIELAYTLNASDPNWVPPLRADVRELLTPGKNPFHDHARVQLFLARRNGRVVGRISAHYDELALQQPPEQGMGPGTGNWGMFEAADEPVAAALIAGAEQWLRDQNMTRVLAPISLSIWEEPGLLVQGFDHAPMLLMGHNKPEYRGWIERQGYAKAKSLYTYDIHTLADGFPDLINRIVASGERSSRITVREVDLSRFEEDAAICIDILNQAWSRNWGFVPFTEAEKAYGAKKLKPLILKGANMIAYVDGEPAAFMLAWPDINRKLKDYGGRLFPFNWAKLLWWLRDPDDANFRVPLMGVVPKYQNSRMASQLAFMMIEYIRRYAVGSHGAHRAEIGWILEDNQGMVAIADAIRSRVNREYRIFSKDL, encoded by the coding sequence GTGGCTGCTGAAATAGATATTGCACCCGTTTCGGGCAAGGGCGACCTCAATGCCTTCATCGAACTCGCCTACACCCTGAACGCCAGCGATCCCAACTGGGTGCCGCCCCTGCGCGCCGACGTTCGCGAACTGCTGACGCCGGGCAAGAACCCGTTTCACGATCACGCCAGGGTACAGCTGTTTCTCGCCCGCCGGAATGGCAGGGTGGTGGGGCGCATCTCTGCCCACTACGACGAACTGGCGTTGCAACAGCCGCCCGAACAGGGCATGGGGCCGGGCACGGGCAACTGGGGCATGTTCGAGGCGGCGGACGAGCCCGTGGCCGCCGCACTGATCGCCGGCGCGGAGCAGTGGCTGCGCGACCAGAACATGACCCGCGTGCTGGCGCCGATCAGCCTGTCCATCTGGGAGGAGCCCGGCCTGCTGGTGCAGGGCTTCGATCATGCCCCGATGCTGCTCATGGGTCACAACAAGCCGGAATACCGGGGCTGGATTGAACGACAGGGCTACGCCAAGGCCAAGAGCCTCTACACCTACGACATCCACACTCTGGCCGACGGGTTTCCCGACCTCATCAACCGGATCGTCGCATCGGGCGAACGGTCGAGCCGCATCACGGTGCGCGAGGTCGACCTGTCGCGGTTCGAGGAAGATGCGGCGATCTGCATCGATATCCTCAACCAGGCCTGGTCGCGGAACTGGGGTTTCGTGCCCTTTACCGAGGCGGAAAAGGCCTATGGCGCGAAAAAGCTCAAGCCGTTGATCCTGAAGGGCGCGAACATGATCGCCTACGTCGACGGCGAACCCGCCGCCTTCATGCTCGCGTGGCCCGACATCAATCGCAAGCTGAAGGATTATGGCGGCAGGCTGTTCCCCTTCAACTGGGCGAAGTTGCTGTGGTGGCTGCGCGATCCCGACGATGCCAATTTCCGCGTGCCCCTGATGGGCGTGGTGCCCAAGTATCAGAACTCGCGCATGGCGAGCCAGCTGGCCTTCATGATGATCGAGTACATCCGCCGCTACGCCGTCGGCAGCCACGGGGCGCACCGTGCGGAGATCGGCTGGATCCTGGAGGACAACCAGGGCATGGTGGCCATAGCCGATGCCATCCGGTCGCGCGTGAACCGCGAATATCGCATCTTTTCCAAGGACCTGTAG
- a CDS encoding DUF885 domain-containing protein, with protein sequence MKIAPSFSAALSALLLATVAAPPIAAQEAGASDAALQALYGEYYDWTLERAGYYETASGEIEQGPTLSDQSAAARETNAAAAAAFLARLDAIDTAALSPTERVNAAVLRAVLAEGIGDATYREWEMPFDSDSNFWTYLDAPSGLDTVREYEDYLARMRQVPRYLEQNVANARTGLARGFSVPRATLAGRDESVRPYTQLEGNPFLAAFDQMPQRIPEAERARLRAEAQAVIAQDIVPAYTALLAFLRDDYFPAARETLAAEAMPDGAAYYAQNIRQYTTLDMGAEAIHAVGLAEVARIEAAMQAIMDEVGFSGSIAEFNEALRSDPRFVAATPDELMGVAAYVQVRVDGEIERYFGFLPRARFSIRPVPDAIAPFYTAGRGGEDYCQINTHDLPSRPVYNIPALTLHECSPGHSFQANFQREVTGELPAFRRNLYFSGMGEGWGLYTEFLGEEMGIYRTPYERYGRLSYEMWRAARLVIDTGIHHYGWTREQAVDYLAGRTALSRHEVGTEVDRYISWPGQALAYKLGEMTIRRLRGEAEAALGDAFDIRKFHDVVLALGSVPLPVLEERIAGFIADGGQGLADVTYD encoded by the coding sequence ATGAAGATCGCCCCCTCGTTCAGCGCCGCCTTGTCCGCGTTGTTGCTTGCCACCGTTGCCGCTCCGCCCATTGCCGCCCAGGAAGCGGGCGCGTCCGATGCCGCGCTGCAGGCGCTGTATGGCGAATACTACGACTGGACGCTGGAGCGCGCCGGCTATTACGAGACCGCCAGCGGCGAGATCGAGCAGGGGCCCACCCTGTCGGACCAGAGCGCCGCCGCGCGCGAGACCAATGCCGCTGCCGCCGCCGCCTTCCTTGCAAGGCTGGACGCGATCGATACCGCGGCGCTTTCCCCCACGGAACGCGTCAACGCCGCCGTGCTGCGGGCGGTGCTGGCCGAGGGGATCGGCGATGCGACCTACCGCGAATGGGAAATGCCGTTCGATTCCGATTCCAACTTCTGGACCTACCTCGATGCGCCATCGGGCCTCGATACGGTGCGCGAATACGAAGACTACCTGGCTCGGATGCGGCAGGTGCCGCGCTATCTGGAGCAGAACGTGGCCAACGCCCGCACCGGCCTTGCCCGCGGCTTTTCCGTGCCGCGCGCCACGCTGGCGGGCCGCGACGAATCCGTGCGGCCCTACACCCAGCTCGAAGGCAACCCGTTCCTGGCAGCCTTCGACCAGATGCCGCAACGTATCCCCGAGGCTGAGCGCGCACGGCTGCGGGCCGAGGCGCAGGCGGTGATCGCGCAGGACATCGTGCCCGCCTACACCGCCTTGCTGGCCTTTTTGCGCGACGACTATTTTCCCGCCGCGCGCGAGACGCTGGCCGCCGAGGCCATGCCCGATGGCGCGGCCTATTATGCGCAGAACATCCGGCAGTACACGACGCTGGACATGGGTGCCGAGGCAATCCACGCGGTGGGCCTTGCCGAGGTGGCGCGGATCGAGGCGGCGATGCAGGCGATCATGGACGAGGTCGGCTTTTCCGGCTCCATCGCCGAGTTCAACGAGGCGCTGCGCAGCGATCCGCGTTTCGTTGCCGCCACGCCCGACGAACTGATGGGCGTTGCCGCCTACGTCCAGGTCCGCGTCGATGGCGAGATTGAGCGATATTTCGGCTTCCTGCCGCGCGCGCGATTCTCCATCCGCCCGGTGCCCGATGCCATCGCGCCGTTCTATACCGCCGGGCGCGGGGGTGAGGATTACTGCCAGATCAACACCCACGATCTGCCCAGCCGGCCGGTCTACAACATCCCCGCGCTTACCCTTCACGAATGTTCGCCCGGGCACAGCTTCCAGGCCAATTTCCAGCGCGAGGTGACGGGCGAGCTGCCCGCCTTCCGCCGCAACCTGTATTTCAGCGGCATGGGCGAGGGGTGGGGCCTCTACACCGAGTTCTTGGGCGAGGAGATGGGCATCTACCGCACGCCCTACGAACGCTACGGCCGGCTGAGCTACGAGATGTGGCGCGCCGCGCGGCTGGTGATAGATACCGGCATCCATCACTATGGCTGGACGCGGGAACAGGCGGTCGATTACCTTGCGGGCCGCACCGCGCTCTCCCGCCACGAGGTCGGGACCGAGGTGGATCGGTATATCAGCTGGCCGGGACAGGCGCTGGCCTACAAGCTGGGCGAGATGACCATCCGCCGCTTGCGGGGAGAGGCCGAGGCGGCGCTGGGCGATGCCTTTGACATCCGCAAGTTCCACGATGTGGTGCTGGCTCTGGGATCCGTCCCGCTGCCGGTGCTGGAAGAGCGGATCGCCGGCTTCATTGCCGACGGCGGGCAGGGACTGGCGGACGTCACCTACGACTAG
- a CDS encoding MATE family efflux transporter, with amino-acid sequence MTEPQASRAKLITGPINGHLVRQTAPAIVGVAAIMSVGIVDAYFVGRLGKAELAAISFIFPVITALQSLGVGVMVGINSVVSRALGEGDAERALARANLGMVMGAFAGLVLGIALYALRGPLFAAMQADAEILSLTDAYMAPFALGFPLMMAMMGMNGVLRGQGAAKSNTAVLVLFSAANWVLDPLLITGAFGFEGLGVAGAAWATVGGWLVAIVAAFWLLERHDLPFAPASMKNCNWRRQVKAIWRVAGPAAFTNAINPAGLAVLTALLAYEGQAAVAGFGTGGRLQAFAVVPLLALSGSIGAIVGQNWGAQEHGRAREALVKAGLFSLAYGLGAAGVLFFSRRWFASLFTEDPEVLVATSAYLAISVWGYAGYGVLIVVNGALNAIDRAGHALALSLARVLLVMVPIAWVARATIGTQAVYLAELAANLLGGLAAAAIAWWVLWRTSEPGGEPLPEPAPEASVERAA; translated from the coding sequence ATGACCGAACCGCAGGCCAGCCGCGCCAAGCTTATCACCGGTCCGATCAACGGACATCTCGTGCGGCAGACCGCGCCCGCCATCGTGGGCGTGGCGGCGATCATGTCGGTCGGGATCGTCGATGCCTATTTCGTCGGTCGCCTGGGCAAGGCCGAACTTGCCGCGATCAGTTTCATCTTTCCCGTCATCACCGCCTTGCAAAGCCTTGGCGTGGGGGTGATGGTGGGCATCAATTCGGTGGTCAGCCGCGCGCTGGGCGAAGGCGATGCCGAGCGAGCGCTGGCCCGCGCCAACCTGGGCATGGTGATGGGTGCCTTTGCCGGTCTGGTGCTGGGCATCGCGCTCTACGCGCTGCGCGGGCCGCTGTTCGCGGCCATGCAGGCCGATGCCGAGATCCTGTCGCTGACCGACGCCTACATGGCACCCTTCGCGCTGGGCTTTCCGCTGATGATGGCGATGATGGGCATGAACGGCGTGCTGCGAGGCCAAGGCGCAGCCAAGAGCAACACCGCCGTGCTGGTGCTGTTTTCCGCCGCCAACTGGGTGCTCGATCCGCTGCTGATCACCGGCGCCTTCGGGTTCGAGGGGCTGGGCGTGGCGGGCGCCGCCTGGGCCACGGTGGGCGGCTGGCTGGTGGCGATCGTCGCCGCCTTCTGGCTGCTGGAACGGCACGACCTGCCATTTGCGCCGGCGTCGATGAAAAACTGCAACTGGCGGCGGCAGGTCAAGGCGATCTGGCGCGTCGCCGGGCCAGCGGCCTTTACCAATGCCATCAACCCCGCCGGCCTCGCGGTACTCACCGCGCTGCTTGCCTACGAAGGGCAGGCGGCGGTCGCCGGGTTCGGCACCGGCGGGCGGTTGCAGGCCTTTGCGGTGGTGCCGCTGCTGGCCCTGTCAGGCTCGATCGGCGCCATCGTCGGTCAGAACTGGGGCGCGCAGGAGCATGGCCGGGCGCGAGAGGCGCTGGTCAAGGCCGGGCTGTTCAGCCTCGCCTACGGGCTTGGCGCGGCCGGCGTGCTGTTCTTTTCGCGTCGCTGGTTCGCCAGCCTGTTTACCGAAGACCCTGAGGTGCTCGTCGCCACGTCGGCCTATCTCGCGATCTCGGTGTGGGGCTATGCCGGATACGGCGTGCTGATCGTCGTCAACGGGGCACTCAACGCCATCGACCGGGCGGGCCATGCACTGGCGCTTTCGCTGGCACGGGTGCTGCTGGTGATGGTGCCCATCGCCTGGGTGGCGCGCGCCACGATCGGCACGCAGGCTGTCTACCTGGCGGAACTCGCCGCCAACCTGCTGGGCGGGCTGGCGGCGGCGGCCATTGCCTGGTGGGTGCTGTGGCGCACAAGCGAGCCCGGTGGCGAGCCCCTGCCGGAGCCCGCCCCGGAGGCGTCAGTCGAGCGGGCGGCTTGA
- a CDS encoding response regulator: MPSKDKSLDSAKTAARGKALGRVLLVEDDPVLAMTLEDAFLRAGTREVVICTTMQATKLELEKNERTDAIVLDVHLGDRNDGWAIAEIVTMLGARPPRIAFSTGSPESIPPEVAELGPVFEKPYDPDLLVQELSAREQKRGLIARMFG, translated from the coding sequence ATGCCATCAAAAGACAAGTCGCTGGATTCCGCCAAGACCGCTGCCCGCGGCAAGGCGCTCGGCCGCGTGTTGCTGGTGGAGGATGATCCCGTGCTGGCGATGACGCTGGAGGACGCATTCCTGCGCGCCGGCACGCGCGAGGTGGTGATCTGCACGACGATGCAGGCCACCAAGCTGGAACTCGAAAAGAACGAGCGAACCGATGCCATCGTGCTCGACGTTCATCTGGGTGACCGGAACGATGGCTGGGCCATTGCCGAGATCGTCACCATGCTTGGCGCGCGGCCGCCGCGCATCGCCTTTTCCACCGGGTCGCCCGAATCGATACCGCCCGAGGTTGCCGAATTGGGTCCGGTCTTTGAGAAGCCCTACGACCCCGATCTGCTGGTTCAGGAACTGTCCGCTCGCGAGCAGAAGCGCGGGCTGATCGCGCGCATGTTCGGCTGA
- a CDS encoding phasin family protein — protein sequence MASKPDYSNDYTSAMTDSMSGAVTEMQSRAQAAYEKGTANLSDMTDFAKGNVEAMVESTKVMAEGMQALGKTYAEEAKSAYETITADLKEMAAVKSPTELFQLQGRMMRRNFDAMMAVGTRNTDAAVKLANDVAAPLSGRVNIAAEKMSKVA from the coding sequence ATGGCCAGCAAGCCCGACTATTCGAACGATTACACCAGTGCGATGACCGACTCCATGTCGGGCGCCGTGACCGAGATGCAGAGCCGCGCGCAGGCCGCCTATGAAAAGGGCACTGCCAACCTTTCGGACATGACCGACTTTGCCAAGGGCAACGTCGAAGCCATGGTCGAAAGCACCAAGGTGATGGCCGAAGGCATGCAGGCGCTGGGCAAGACCTACGCCGAGGAAGCAAAGTCCGCCTACGAGACGATCACCGCCGACCTCAAGGAAATGGCTGCCGTCAAGAGCCCGACCGAGCTGTTCCAGCTGCAGGGCCGCATGATGCGTCGCAACTTCGATGCGATGATGGCCGTCGGCACCCGCAACACCGATGCCGCGGTCAAGCTGGCGAACGACGTTGCTGCCCCCCTTTCGGGCCGCGTCAACATCGCCGCGGAAAAGATGTCGAAGGTCGCCTGA
- a CDS encoding fatty acid desaturase family protein has protein sequence MILDPALSGDAAGRRRVHANIPDDKAMLRAAVELTRDITEAKPSIYWPDMLLSATVGYAALAGTILSQTPWIAWTCALVAVFALYRALLFIHEISHLHRDALPGFRTAWNLLVGIPMLTPSLMYEHVHTLHHARTKYGTQEDPEYMPLALMKPWSLPLFVLVAALAPVALLFRWGVLTPLGLLIPPLRRLAWERFSALSINPQFRRKPADAKLRGWFLFQELGASIWAIFLMTTPLWLGWRPLLIAMAVTAAVAVFNQLRTLVAHLWENEGEAMTVTAQYLDSVNVPRVIAGAWAPVGLRYHAVHHLIPSMPYHSLHEAHRRISAHLGPQSTFAESSHAGMWPLVGRIARSTMGRRG, from the coding sequence ATGATATTGGACCCTGCCCTTTCCGGCGATGCCGCCGGACGTAGGCGGGTGCACGCCAACATTCCCGATGACAAGGCGATGCTGCGCGCCGCGGTGGAGCTGACGCGCGACATCACCGAGGCGAAACCGTCGATCTACTGGCCCGACATGCTGCTGTCCGCCACGGTCGGCTATGCCGCGCTGGCAGGCACCATCCTCAGCCAGACGCCGTGGATCGCCTGGACCTGCGCCCTGGTTGCGGTCTTCGCGCTGTATCGCGCGCTGCTGTTCATTCACGAGATCAGCCACCTGCACCGCGATGCCCTGCCTGGCTTCCGCACGGCCTGGAACCTGCTCGTCGGCATCCCGATGCTCACCCCCAGCCTGATGTACGAGCACGTCCACACCCTGCACCACGCGCGCACCAAGTACGGCACGCAGGAGGACCCGGAATACATGCCGCTGGCCCTGATGAAACCGTGGAGCCTGCCGCTGTTCGTCCTTGTCGCCGCACTGGCACCTGTTGCATTGCTGTTCCGCTGGGGCGTTCTCACGCCGCTTGGCCTGCTGATCCCGCCGCTGCGCCGCCTTGCGTGGGAGCGGTTTTCCGCCCTGTCGATCAACCCGCAGTTCCGCCGCAAACCGGCCGACGCCAAGCTGCGCGGCTGGTTCCTGTTCCAGGAACTGGGCGCAAGCATCTGGGCGATATTCCTGATGACCACGCCGCTGTGGCTGGGATGGCGGCCGCTGTTGATCGCGATGGCAGTCACCGCGGCCGTCGCCGTGTTCAACCAGCTGCGCACGCTGGTGGCCCACCTGTGGGAGAACGAGGGCGAGGCGATGACGGTGACCGCGCAGTATCTCGACAGCGTCAACGTGCCGCGCGTCATCGCCGGGGCCTGGGCGCCGGTGGGGCTGCGGTATCACGCCGTCCACCACCTCATCCCGTCGATGCCCTATCACTCGCTGCACGAGGCGCACCGGCGCATCTCGGCGCACCTCGGTCCGCAATCGACCTTTGCCGAGTCAAGCCATGCCGGCATGTGGCCGTTGGTCGGGCGGATCGCCCGGTCGACGATGGGCAGGCGCGGCTAG